The following are encoded together in the Planctomycetota bacterium genome:
- a CDS encoding DinB family protein, whose product MNDHFKNVLSAQYEATLCMLNDCIVKCPAEHWEGVIAKYPFWQVVYHTLCCTDIYLTPGGEAAFKPHPVFHPKGMEDIRGEYPSRRFSREELLAYLAFCREKMASTMAQETQASMEAPTKFPWLTMSQSEMHIYNIRHVQHHAGQLGAFLRRQGGELRWVKRGWVPL is encoded by the coding sequence ATGAATGACCATTTCAAGAATGTCCTGTCCGCCCAGTACGAGGCCACGCTGTGCATGCTCAACGACTGCATCGTGAAGTGCCCGGCGGAGCACTGGGAGGGAGTGATCGCCAAGTATCCCTTCTGGCAGGTCGTCTACCACACGCTGTGCTGCACGGACATCTACCTGACGCCCGGCGGAGAGGCTGCGTTCAAGCCCCACCCGGTGTTCCATCCCAAGGGCATGGAGGACATCCGCGGCGAGTATCCGAGCCGGCGGTTCAGCCGCGAGGAGCTGCTGGCGTACCTGGCGTTCTGCCGCGAGAAAATGGCGAGCACGATGGCGCAGGAAACGCAGGCGTCGATGGAGGCGCCGACAAAATTCCCCTGGCTCACCATGTCGCAGTCGGAGATGCACATCTACAACATCCGTCACGTGCAGCACCACGCGGGGCAGCTCGGCGCGTTCCTGCGGCGGCAGGGCGGCGAACTCCGCTGGGTGAAGCGTGGGTGGGTGCCACTTTGA